Proteins encoded in a region of the Methylobacterium radiotolerans JCM 2831 genome:
- a CDS encoding DUF4194 domain-containing protein, translating into MLEGFRAIIDGDEPPPPGARAPDAEELCRALQVLLKGQVIYAETQGIGRSYELARHYAPFFTDYFACLGYALTVSHRDQMVSLSPAADAPRHDIVSERLRKDETLVLLALRLLYEEGLRDHRAGTDGIVDCTTDEIVEKIRAVARNEPPEEGRLADILRLYAKRGGLRLGERDRVERVTPLSLLPGVTVLASDAWMERLRAWSEAGEA; encoded by the coding sequence GTGCTTGAGGGCTTCCGCGCGATCATCGACGGCGACGAGCCGCCGCCCCCCGGCGCCCGGGCGCCGGACGCCGAGGAGCTGTGCCGCGCTCTCCAGGTTCTGCTGAAGGGGCAGGTGATCTACGCCGAGACGCAGGGGATCGGACGGTCCTACGAGCTCGCCCGGCACTACGCTCCGTTCTTCACCGACTACTTCGCCTGCCTCGGCTACGCGCTGACCGTCTCGCACCGCGACCAGATGGTCTCGCTGAGCCCGGCCGCCGACGCCCCGCGGCACGACATCGTCTCGGAGCGCCTGCGCAAGGACGAGACCCTGGTGCTGCTGGCGCTCCGGCTCCTCTACGAGGAGGGCCTGCGCGACCACCGGGCCGGCACGGACGGGATCGTCGACTGCACCACCGACGAGATCGTCGAGAAGATCCGCGCCGTGGCCCGCAACGAGCCCCCCGAGGAGGGCCGGCTCGCCGACATCCTGCGCCTCTACGCCAAGCGCGGCGGCCTGCGCCTCGGCGAGCGCGATCGGGTCGAGCGGGTCACGCCGCTCTCGCTCCTGCCGGGCGTGACGGTGCTGGCCTCCGACGCCTGGATGGAGCGTCTGCGGGCGTGGTCAGAGGCCGGCGAGGCCTGA
- a CDS encoding Wadjet anti-phage system protein JetA family protein, with the protein MLFAQLSDELFKPLASPSRGFNAALLLHLHRRVLGAEPVRKAELLAEIGDFAAGWSDPEVSGDEPISADPAERRTALYRRLLDTGWLIERRERYVPVAEFDPEARLLLEELSRLERGETRSYGGAVLEVLGGLESALSDPANRSEALSNAARAAAAFLSHVRGLAAGMRKVEERILREPDRAKTFRLFFEDFVERHLISDYRTLHTRFNPFRFRASVVREAGRALRDALTVRALAEGLIREGRSADLDAAQKAVRADLAQILAVFEGLDNHLDAVDAVVARLERRIASALHVMDRPDPSGVERVAAMLRAVGGSEIAPEVPGDVSLLRPPIGHAHLQAPRARKSAIDMEPLPDIEDDPVVDAFAAAKAEFRRRTTVTPESMSAFVEARLGKAVRLRGSQIVIAGVDDFIVFQRLREIDVLFDAKLGARYALTRLPERVVNGWLDCPDFLLERRPRA; encoded by the coding sequence ATGCTGTTCGCGCAGCTGTCCGACGAGCTGTTCAAGCCGCTGGCCTCGCCGAGCCGCGGCTTCAACGCCGCCCTGCTCCTGCACCTGCACCGGCGCGTCCTCGGGGCCGAGCCGGTGCGCAAGGCCGAGCTCCTGGCGGAGATCGGCGACTTCGCCGCCGGCTGGAGCGACCCCGAGGTCAGCGGCGACGAGCCGATCTCGGCCGACCCGGCCGAGCGCCGCACGGCGCTCTACCGGCGCCTCCTCGACACCGGCTGGCTGATCGAGCGCCGCGAGCGCTACGTCCCGGTCGCGGAGTTCGACCCCGAGGCCCGCCTCCTGCTGGAGGAGCTGTCCCGGCTCGAAAGGGGCGAGACGCGCTCCTACGGCGGCGCCGTGCTGGAGGTGCTGGGCGGGCTCGAGAGCGCCCTGTCGGACCCGGCGAACCGCTCCGAGGCGCTGTCCAACGCCGCCCGGGCCGCTGCCGCCTTCCTGTCGCACGTGCGCGGCCTCGCGGCCGGCATGCGCAAGGTCGAGGAGCGCATCCTGCGCGAGCCCGACCGCGCCAAGACCTTCCGGCTGTTCTTCGAGGATTTCGTCGAGCGCCACCTGATCAGCGACTACCGGACGCTGCACACCCGCTTTAACCCGTTCCGCTTCCGCGCCAGCGTGGTGCGCGAGGCCGGTCGGGCGCTGCGCGACGCCCTCACGGTCCGGGCGCTGGCCGAGGGCCTGATCCGCGAGGGGCGGAGCGCCGACCTCGACGCGGCGCAGAAGGCCGTCCGGGCGGATCTCGCCCAGATCCTCGCGGTGTTCGAGGGCCTCGACAACCACCTCGACGCCGTCGACGCCGTGGTGGCGCGGCTGGAGCGCCGGATCGCTTCCGCCCTGCACGTGATGGACCGCCCGGACCCGAGCGGCGTCGAGCGCGTGGCGGCGATGCTGCGCGCCGTCGGCGGGTCCGAGATCGCCCCCGAGGTGCCGGGGGACGTCTCGCTGCTGCGGCCGCCGATCGGCCACGCGCATCTCCAGGCGCCGCGGGCCCGCAAGTCGGCCATCGACATGGAGCCCCTGCCCGACATCGAGGACGACCCCGTGGTCGACGCCTTCGCGGCCGCCAAGGCGGAGTTCCGGCGCCGCACCACCGTGACCCCGGAGAGCATGAGCGCCTTCGTGGAGGCCCGCCTCGGCAAGGCCGTGCGCCTGCGCGGGTCGCAGATCGTGATCGCGGGCGTCGACGACTTCATCGTGTTCCAGCGCCTGCGCGAGATCGACGTGCTGTTCGACGCCAAGCTCGGCGCGCGCTACGCCCTGACCCGGCTGCCCGAGCGGGTTGTCAACGGCTGGCTGGACTGCCCGGACTTCCTGCTGGAGCGCCGTCCCCGTGCTTGA
- a CDS encoding S1C family serine protease: protein MPDRTVRILFAAVVVLLALYVAQPYLQPLLYAADTPRAVTARGDLAPAEASTVALFERASPSVVHVFAQSAAQNRDLLDLDDQGGEQGGTQTGTGFVWDGAGHIVTNTHVVQNAARSGGSVSVRMSDGEVVPATLVGMAPSYDLAVLQLGRVRNMPPPLAIGTSADLKVGQSAFAIGNPFGLDHTLTTGVISAVRRRMPTSEGRELSGVIQTDAAINPGNSGGPLLDSAGRLIGVNTAIVSPSGASAGIGFAIPVDVVNRIVPELIKAGRVRNPGIGIIAAQEAATARLGIDGVVIVRVLPGSPAAQAGLRGVDPQTGDIGDVIVEANDRPVHRLADLTAAIEEAGLGAGVTLKVERDGRIRQVRVTTAEVAENRR from the coding sequence GTGCCGGATCGTACCGTGCGCATCCTGTTCGCCGCGGTCGTGGTCCTGCTGGCGCTCTACGTCGCCCAGCCCTACCTGCAGCCGCTGCTCTACGCGGCCGACACCCCCCGGGCCGTGACGGCCCGCGGCGATCTGGCGCCGGCCGAGGCCTCGACGGTGGCGCTGTTCGAGCGCGCGAGCCCGTCCGTCGTTCACGTTTTCGCGCAGAGCGCCGCCCAGAACCGCGACCTCCTCGACCTCGACGACCAGGGCGGCGAGCAGGGCGGGACCCAGACCGGCACCGGCTTCGTCTGGGACGGCGCCGGCCACATCGTCACCAACACCCATGTCGTGCAGAACGCCGCGCGGAGCGGCGGCTCGGTCTCGGTCCGGATGAGCGACGGCGAGGTCGTGCCCGCCACCCTCGTCGGGATGGCGCCGTCCTACGACCTCGCGGTCCTGCAGCTCGGGCGGGTGCGGAACATGCCGCCGCCGCTGGCGATCGGCACCTCGGCGGATCTCAAGGTCGGGCAGTCGGCCTTCGCCATCGGCAACCCGTTCGGCCTCGACCACACGCTGACGACCGGCGTCATCAGCGCCGTGCGGCGGCGGATGCCGACGAGCGAGGGCCGCGAATTGTCCGGCGTGATCCAGACGGACGCGGCGATCAACCCCGGCAATTCCGGCGGCCCGCTCCTCGATTCAGCGGGCCGGCTGATCGGGGTCAACACCGCCATCGTGTCGCCGTCCGGCGCCAGCGCCGGGATCGGGTTCGCGATCCCCGTCGACGTGGTGAACCGGATCGTGCCGGAGCTGATCAAGGCCGGACGGGTGCGCAATCCCGGCATCGGCATCATCGCCGCCCAGGAGGCGGCCACCGCGCGGCTCGGCATCGACGGCGTGGTGATCGTGCGGGTGCTGCCCGGCTCCCCGGCCGCGCAGGCCGGCCTGCGCGGCGTCGATCCGCAGACCGGCGACATCGGCGACGTGATCGTCGAGGCCAATGACCGCCCCGTCCACCGCCTCGCCGACCTGACGGCGGCCATCGAGGAGGCCGGCCTCGGCGCCGGCGTGACCCTCAAGGTCGAGCGCGATGGCCGGATCCGGCAGGTCCGCGTCACCACCGCCGAGGTCGCGGAGAACCGGCGATGA
- a CDS encoding FKBP-type peptidyl-prolyl cis-trans isomerase, protein MPRLSPLFGAALIAMTTAANAETVTTPSGLKYQDEVVGTGPEPKAGQTVTVQYTGWLDEGGKKGKKFDSSRDRNQPFSFPLGAGQVIKGWDEGVATMKAGGKRTLIIPPQLGYGARGAGGVIPPNATLIFDVELLGAK, encoded by the coding sequence ATGCCTCGCCTGTCCCCCCTCTTCGGAGCCGCGTTGATCGCCATGACCACTGCCGCCAATGCCGAGACCGTGACCACCCCGTCGGGCCTCAAGTATCAGGACGAGGTCGTCGGCACCGGGCCTGAGCCGAAGGCCGGCCAGACGGTCACCGTCCAGTACACCGGCTGGCTCGACGAGGGCGGCAAGAAGGGCAAGAAGTTCGACTCGTCCCGCGACCGCAACCAGCCCTTCAGCTTCCCCCTGGGCGCCGGCCAGGTGATCAAGGGCTGGGACGAGGGCGTCGCCACCATGAAGGCCGGCGGCAAGCGCACCCTGATCATCCCGCCGCAGCTCGGCTACGGCGCCCGGGGCGCCGGCGGCGTGATCCCGCCGAACGCCACGCTGATCTTCGACGTCGAGCTCCTCGGCGCGAAGTAA
- a CDS encoding methyl-accepting chemotaxis protein — MRLSLKAKLSGLFALLLLAAMVQGGVTLYKMQAVDQRLAELIDNAVPSINEAQAVNALVMRSRLWQFRYVTADTDAERETSLKNADEMIRNRQAKAEAYRGLVASKEEQTIYDDLLAKLAVQQADWTRLRAFPADQHDQALAYFRGPMNANYLAASTATRALADLNIRNGEAAGRAARDSQADAVRTTVVSLLVSLVIALGAMLYAFTGVSRPLAGMTLSMRRLADGDTQAEIPYAARRDEIGAMSATVAVFRENLLHARALEAETAQARAGAEAQRRQATRELADRFESAIGGIVGSVTSAATQLQSTAQSLTATATQTAGQSTSAAAAAEEASSNVTTVAAAAEELGSSVNEIGRQVGSSADLAQAAVREAAATADLVQALSTGARRVGEVVDLISAIASQTNLLALNATIEAARAGVAGRGFAVVATEVKALADQTAKATAEISAQIAQIQGSTGQAVQAIDGIAGRIREISGMANSIAAAVEEQGAATQEIVRNVAEAATGTESVTANVSGVAGAAEETGAAAAQVLASASEMARQAAHLGSEVEHFLATVRAA; from the coding sequence ATGCGTCTCAGTCTCAAAGCAAAACTCAGCGGCCTCTTCGCCCTCCTGCTCCTGGCGGCGATGGTTCAGGGCGGCGTGACCCTCTACAAGATGCAGGCGGTCGACCAGCGGCTCGCGGAGCTGATCGACAACGCCGTGCCGTCGATCAACGAGGCCCAGGCGGTCAACGCCCTCGTGATGCGCTCGCGACTGTGGCAGTTCCGCTACGTGACGGCGGATACCGACGCCGAGCGCGAGACCAGCCTGAAGAACGCCGACGAGATGATACGGAATCGCCAGGCGAAGGCCGAGGCGTACCGCGGCCTGGTGGCGTCGAAGGAGGAGCAGACCATCTACGACGATCTGCTCGCCAAGCTGGCGGTGCAGCAGGCCGACTGGACCCGCCTGCGCGCCTTCCCGGCCGACCAGCACGACCAGGCGCTCGCCTATTTCCGCGGGCCGATGAACGCCAACTACCTCGCGGCCTCGACCGCGACCCGCGCCCTCGCCGACCTGAACATCCGGAACGGTGAGGCGGCCGGACGCGCGGCCCGCGACAGCCAGGCGGACGCGGTCCGGACGACCGTCGTGAGCCTGCTCGTCAGCCTCGTCATCGCGCTCGGCGCCATGCTGTACGCCTTCACGGGCGTCTCGCGGCCGCTCGCCGGGATGACGCTGTCGATGCGGCGGCTCGCCGACGGCGACACGCAGGCCGAGATCCCCTACGCCGCGCGGCGGGACGAGATCGGCGCCATGTCGGCGACCGTCGCGGTCTTCCGCGAGAACCTGCTGCACGCCCGCGCCCTAGAGGCCGAGACCGCGCAGGCCCGGGCCGGCGCCGAGGCGCAGCGCCGGCAGGCGACGCGCGAGCTCGCCGACCGGTTCGAATCCGCCATCGGCGGCATCGTCGGCTCGGTGACGTCGGCGGCGACGCAGCTCCAGTCTACCGCCCAGAGCCTCACCGCGACGGCGACGCAGACGGCCGGCCAGTCGACCAGCGCCGCGGCCGCCGCCGAGGAGGCCTCCTCCAACGTCACCACGGTCGCGGCGGCGGCCGAGGAGCTGGGCTCTTCGGTCAATGAGATCGGCCGCCAGGTCGGCTCCTCCGCGGACCTGGCGCAGGCCGCCGTCCGCGAGGCGGCCGCCACGGCCGACCTCGTCCAGGCGCTGAGCACCGGCGCGCGCCGGGTCGGCGAGGTGGTGGACCTGATCTCGGCGATCGCCAGCCAGACCAACCTGCTGGCGCTGAACGCCACGATCGAGGCGGCCCGGGCCGGCGTCGCCGGCCGCGGCTTCGCGGTCGTCGCCACCGAGGTGAAGGCGCTGGCCGACCAGACCGCCAAGGCCACGGCCGAGATCTCGGCCCAGATCGCCCAGATCCAGGGCTCGACCGGCCAGGCCGTCCAGGCCATCGACGGCATCGCCGGCCGCATCCGCGAGATCAGCGGCATGGCCAACTCCATCGCGGCGGCGGTGGAGGAGCAGGGCGCGGCCACCCAGGAGATCGTCCGCAACGTCGCCGAGGCCGCGACCGGGACCGAGTCGGTGACCGCCAACGTCAGCGGCGTCGCGGGCGCCGCCGAGGAGACCGGCGCGGCCGCCGCGCAGGTTCTGGCCTCGGCGTCCGAGATGGCCCGCCAGGCGGCCCATCTCGGCAGCGAGGTCGAGCACTTCCTGGCGACGGTCCGGGCAGCCTGA
- a CDS encoding DnaJ domain-containing protein, with translation MALFAGLLACLTLWWLSKNSGGLGRRLRRGLRAGLDAARGRARLPTFGAFALLAAGFLLLRGNIVLAALLGLSGVWMIEGQAAMTARLRRLIQPRSGDRPRDPQDRRFRTVLIDALLRPDGSLRTGRVIAGPGAGAWLDSMPTGAVVELLRHCRIRDAAGAALLEPYLDRRAPGWRVDAEGDRDPRPRRPPHPGTMTQEEAYEILGLQRGATAEQIRSAHRSLMKRAHPDQGGSAEGAARVNAARDRLLNRHR, from the coding sequence ATGGCGCTGTTCGCCGGCCTGCTCGCCTGCCTGACCCTGTGGTGGCTCTCGAAGAACTCGGGCGGCCTCGGCCGTCGGCTGCGCCGCGGTCTCCGGGCGGGCCTCGACGCCGCCCGCGGGCGGGCGCGTCTGCCGACCTTCGGCGCCTTCGCGCTGCTCGCCGCGGGGTTCCTGCTCCTGCGCGGGAACATCGTCCTCGCGGCGCTGCTCGGGCTCAGCGGCGTCTGGATGATCGAGGGTCAGGCGGCCATGACCGCGCGGCTCCGCCGCCTGATCCAGCCGCGATCCGGCGACCGCCCCCGCGACCCGCAGGACCGCCGCTTCCGCACGGTCCTGATCGACGCCCTCCTGCGCCCGGACGGCAGCCTGCGCACCGGCCGCGTCATCGCGGGGCCGGGCGCCGGCGCGTGGCTCGACAGCATGCCCACCGGGGCCGTGGTCGAGCTGCTGCGGCACTGCCGGATCCGCGACGCCGCGGGCGCCGCCCTGCTAGAGCCGTATCTCGACCGCCGGGCGCCCGGATGGCGTGTAGACGCTGAGGGCGATCGCGACCCGCGGCCGCGCCGCCCGCCGCACCCAGGGACGATGACGCAGGAGGAGGCGTACGAGATCCTGGGGCTTCAGCGCGGGGCGACCGCTGAGCAGATCCGGTCGGCCCACAGGTCTCTCATGAAGCGCGCCCACCCCGACCAGGGCGGCAGCGCCGAGGGAGCGGCGCGCGTCAACGCGGCCCGGGACAGGCTTCTGAACCGACATCGCTGA
- a CDS encoding SbcC/MukB-like Walker B domain-containing protein, protein MYVLTDIAISNWYLIRREQIRLRGAAALVGPTGAGKSTIFDAVGTVLAGNNASRLALNASASGRSARTVRDYCLGWISDPAEGGRPTRESCETVLVLVFENPDSGRVVSVGLALAARAVEPKETVLSRFIAVGHRFEVADYARTAPGGTYTAPWSEIAADLRARASSFTEYRTSGERFTADVLATLREGAPAPEPRHFLRSFANAVAFKPIFDTSAFVRAFVLDPEPLDVERVRHSIANWRRLLETIAELESRLGRLRRLRDRYEAWGEAVLAAATHELRAASAELRRRSLDLIAVRSRLREGADTLRIARERVTASRGYVREIDGEIAEKKALAAASAAEGRLAASTLGLSMLERDRKELIGRIGDLVGLVGQMAKLQPVAPLLRQSCPQAARLAEACARAGLRRESSPEEILRPEGPLAELADGLARLPDFDEALERAAEDAALKARAQESEAERTAPRTGGGPAARLSSDTVAFRGELERRGIDALPICELAEIVDPTWGPALEGLLGRAREALVVAPDRLSEALGVLQSGRDRFSRCILVKTTDTAKQRSRRYDDGPLTVIETSDPHAEAFLGVRLGGYDLARDDAELARLSRAVAPSGRTTAGMAYTVTRNVDLLMTRGHRGPTADSRRAHEIAVAEARRLRGEAAVLREAARTAAAIRARVARGLDDVEALRAELDGLEGRRRTLQTEREGIEKRDTAGLTAEIAALTTERVGYLRELSEELEPKLDRLLADEAALRARMGPVREAVRAALSARRAALRQLSGGDAARVRLARAEPFDLGAVAEARRSLAGLDAKAAGARVSAERGLARDSAEAARSHGRIAERELAEACAAWRLENPLASGDAPAIDGFAWVRREYEAVEGHELRRYRAQAERAEAEMRRLMTEDLLTRLADRFERVHARLAALNERLSARSFTGQTYAFEAAVDRRYAAVHALATETARSPEAAQALLAGEAEGPMAAALEEITALIAGADDAARLADYRNYFVYEIGMRDRAGNRTTMSARALRGSGGEAQAPFYVAIAASLASAYYPGDRPGDENPGLGLCLLDEAFSKLDVRNSQALVDLYRAWGLQLLIAAPEDKRTTLTEVMDTIVTVYKSPDLTSVRIEAEHPLEAARRALHAINPDQVGIEGFRRSDAAE, encoded by the coding sequence GTGTACGTCCTCACCGACATCGCCATCTCGAACTGGTACCTGATCCGCCGCGAGCAGATCCGCCTGCGCGGCGCCGCGGCGCTGGTCGGGCCGACCGGGGCCGGGAAGTCGACGATCTTCGACGCGGTCGGCACCGTGCTGGCCGGCAACAACGCCAGCCGCCTCGCCCTCAACGCCTCGGCCTCCGGCCGCAGCGCCCGCACGGTGCGCGACTACTGCCTCGGCTGGATCAGCGACCCGGCGGAGGGCGGCCGCCCGACGCGGGAATCCTGCGAGACCGTGCTGGTCCTGGTCTTCGAGAACCCCGATTCCGGCCGCGTGGTCTCGGTCGGCCTCGCCCTGGCGGCCCGGGCCGTGGAGCCGAAGGAGACCGTGCTGTCGCGCTTCATCGCGGTCGGGCACCGGTTCGAGGTCGCCGACTACGCGCGCACCGCTCCCGGCGGCACCTACACGGCGCCCTGGAGCGAGATCGCCGCCGACCTGCGCGCCCGCGCGTCGAGCTTCACCGAGTACCGCACCTCCGGCGAGCGCTTCACGGCCGACGTGCTCGCGACCCTGCGCGAGGGGGCGCCGGCGCCGGAGCCGCGCCACTTCCTGCGCAGCTTCGCCAACGCGGTGGCGTTCAAGCCGATCTTCGACACCAGCGCGTTCGTGCGCGCCTTCGTGCTCGACCCGGAGCCCCTCGACGTCGAGCGCGTGCGCCACTCGATCGCCAACTGGCGGCGCCTCCTGGAGACCATCGCCGAACTGGAGAGCCGGCTCGGGCGCCTGCGGCGCCTGCGCGACCGCTACGAGGCCTGGGGCGAGGCGGTCCTGGCCGCCGCGACCCACGAGCTGCGGGCGGCGAGCGCCGAGCTGCGCCGCCGCAGCCTCGACCTCATCGCCGTCCGGAGCCGCCTCCGCGAGGGCGCCGACACCCTGCGCATCGCGCGCGAACGCGTCACCGCGAGCCGAGGCTACGTCCGCGAGATCGACGGCGAGATCGCCGAGAAGAAGGCGCTGGCCGCCGCGAGCGCCGCCGAGGGCCGGCTCGCGGCCTCGACGCTTGGCCTGTCCATGCTGGAGCGGGACCGGAAGGAGCTGATCGGCCGGATCGGCGACCTCGTGGGGCTCGTCGGGCAGATGGCCAAGCTCCAGCCCGTCGCCCCGCTCCTGCGCCAGAGCTGCCCGCAGGCGGCCCGCCTCGCCGAGGCCTGCGCCCGGGCGGGCCTGCGCCGGGAATCCTCGCCCGAGGAGATCCTGCGCCCCGAGGGCCCGCTGGCCGAGCTGGCAGACGGACTGGCGCGCCTGCCCGATTTCGACGAGGCCCTGGAGCGGGCCGCCGAGGACGCGGCGCTCAAGGCCCGGGCCCAGGAGAGCGAGGCCGAGCGCACGGCCCCGCGCACCGGCGGCGGCCCGGCGGCGCGCCTGTCCTCCGACACGGTGGCGTTTCGCGGCGAGCTGGAGCGGCGCGGCATCGACGCGCTGCCGATCTGCGAGCTGGCGGAGATCGTCGATCCGACCTGGGGGCCGGCCCTCGAAGGCCTGCTCGGGCGCGCCCGCGAGGCGCTGGTGGTCGCCCCCGACCGGCTGAGCGAGGCGCTCGGCGTGCTGCAATCGGGCCGCGACCGCTTCAGCCGCTGCATTCTGGTGAAGACCACCGACACCGCCAAGCAGCGGTCCCGCCGCTACGACGACGGGCCGCTCACCGTGATCGAGACCAGCGACCCCCACGCGGAGGCCTTCCTCGGCGTGCGGCTCGGCGGCTACGACCTCGCCCGGGACGATGCCGAACTGGCGCGCCTGTCCCGCGCCGTGGCGCCGAGCGGTCGGACCACGGCCGGCATGGCCTACACGGTGACCCGCAACGTCGACCTGCTGATGACTCGCGGTCATCGCGGGCCGACCGCCGACAGCCGCCGCGCGCACGAGATCGCCGTCGCGGAGGCGCGGCGCCTGCGCGGCGAGGCCGCGGTCCTGCGCGAGGCCGCCCGGACGGCCGCCGCGATCCGGGCCCGCGTCGCCCGGGGCCTCGACGACGTGGAGGCCTTGCGGGCCGAGCTCGACGGGCTCGAGGGACGGCGGCGCACGCTCCAGACCGAGCGGGAGGGCATCGAGAAGCGCGACACGGCGGGGCTCACCGCCGAGATCGCCGCGCTGACCACCGAGCGGGTCGGCTACCTGCGGGAACTGTCGGAGGAGCTGGAGCCGAAGCTCGATCGTCTGCTCGCCGACGAGGCGGCCCTGCGCGCCCGGATGGGGCCTGTGCGCGAGGCCGTCCGCGCCGCCCTGTCGGCCCGCCGCGCGGCCCTGCGCCAGCTGAGCGGGGGCGACGCGGCGCGGGTGCGCCTCGCCCGCGCCGAGCCGTTCGACCTCGGTGCGGTCGCCGAGGCGCGGCGGTCGCTCGCCGGACTCGACGCCAAGGCGGCCGGGGCCCGGGTGAGTGCCGAGCGCGGCCTCGCCCGCGATTCCGCCGAGGCCGCCCGCTCGCACGGGCGGATCGCCGAGCGCGAGCTGGCGGAGGCCTGCGCCGCCTGGCGGTTGGAGAACCCGCTCGCCTCCGGGGACGCCCCGGCGATCGACGGTTTCGCCTGGGTGCGGCGGGAATACGAGGCGGTCGAGGGGCACGAGCTGCGCCGCTACCGGGCGCAGGCCGAGCGGGCCGAGGCCGAGATGCGCCGCCTGATGACCGAGGACCTGCTGACGCGCCTCGCCGACCGGTTCGAGCGGGTCCACGCCCGCCTCGCGGCCCTGAACGAGCGGCTCTCGGCGCGCAGCTTCACCGGCCAGACCTACGCGTTCGAGGCGGCGGTCGACCGCCGCTACGCCGCCGTCCACGCGCTGGCCACCGAGACCGCCCGCTCGCCCGAGGCCGCGCAGGCGCTGCTCGCCGGCGAGGCGGAGGGGCCGATGGCGGCCGCGCTCGAGGAGATCACCGCGCTGATCGCCGGCGCGGACGACGCGGCGCGGCTCGCCGATTACCGCAACTACTTCGTCTACGAGATCGGCATGCGCGACCGGGCGGGCAACCGCACCACCATGTCGGCCCGGGCGCTGCGCGGCTCCGGCGGCGAGGCGCAGGCGCCGTTCTACGTGGCGATCGCCGCGTCGCTCGCCAGCGCCTACTACCCGGGCGACCGGCCGGGCGACGAGAATCCGGGGCTCGGCCTGTGCCTGCTCGACGAGGCGTTCTCGAAGCTCGACGTGCGCAACAGCCAGGCGCTGGTCGATCTCTACCGCGCCTGGGGGCTGCAGCTGCTGATCGCCGCCCCCGAGGACAAGCGCACGACCCTGACCGAGGTGATGGACACCATCGTGACGGTCTACAAGAGCCCGGATCTCACCTCGGTGCGGATCGAGGCCGAGCACCCCCTCGAGGCGGCCCGGCGGGCGCTGCACGCGATCAACCCCGACCAGGTCGGGATCGAGGGCTTCCGCCGGTCGGACGCCGCCGAGTGA